One segment of Streptomyces sp. NBC_00576 DNA contains the following:
- a CDS encoding S8 family peptidase, whose amino-acid sequence MRTSPTRATGRKLISAAAVSAALVAAATTSVAVAQEPAAPGVTLDAAAQAVAVPAERLIVGYKTGAAEATSNQAADADAAAKGKEAGESLDFQRRLGTGAALVDLGEQLSKTDVADVIAEYKADPQVAYVVPDRLNKPMADPNDTEYAKQWDLFESTAGMRVPGAWTTATGTGVTVAVIDTGYVTHSDVAGNIVAGYDFISDTAVSVDGDGRDSNPADPGDWYAAGECDQAEGSSSSWHGTHVAGTIAAVTNNNKGVAGIAYNAKVSPVRALGKCGGYDSDIIDAITWASGGTVSGVPANTNVAKVINMSLGGGGACSSATQSAITGAFNRGTTVVVAAGNENANASTSNPANCNNVITVAATGRTGARASYSNYGSVVDISAPGGEMSTGNANGILSTLNSGAKTPSTESYAYYQGTSMATPHIAGLVALMKSANSSLTPAQIETAIKNNARALPGSCSGGCGAGLADAAKTVQAVSGSTGGGTTGTVFSSSTAVSIPDNGSAVESSIAVSGRTGNAPSALQVGVDITHTYRGDLVVTLVAPDGTTYPLKASSTSDSADNVNTTYTVNASSETANGTWKLRVQDVASSDTGKINGWKLTF is encoded by the coding sequence TTGCGTACTTCACCCACCCGTGCCACGGGGCGGAAGCTGATATCCGCCGCTGCGGTCTCCGCCGCTCTGGTGGCCGCGGCCACCACCTCGGTCGCCGTCGCCCAGGAGCCCGCAGCCCCCGGCGTCACGCTGGACGCCGCCGCGCAGGCGGTAGCCGTACCGGCCGAGCGACTCATCGTCGGCTACAAGACCGGCGCCGCCGAGGCCACGTCGAACCAGGCCGCCGACGCCGACGCCGCCGCCAAGGGCAAGGAGGCCGGCGAGAGCCTGGACTTCCAGCGCCGCCTCGGCACCGGTGCCGCCCTCGTCGACCTGGGCGAGCAGCTCAGCAAGACGGACGTCGCCGATGTCATCGCCGAGTACAAGGCCGACCCGCAGGTCGCCTACGTCGTGCCGGACCGCCTCAACAAGCCGATGGCGGACCCGAACGACACCGAGTACGCCAAGCAGTGGGACCTGTTCGAATCGACCGCGGGCATGCGCGTCCCGGGCGCCTGGACCACCGCGACCGGCACCGGCGTGACCGTCGCCGTCATCGACACCGGCTATGTCACGCACTCCGACGTCGCCGGGAACATCGTCGCCGGCTACGACTTCATCTCCGACACTGCCGTCTCCGTCGACGGTGACGGCCGTGACAGCAACCCGGCGGACCCCGGCGACTGGTACGCCGCCGGTGAGTGCGACCAGGCCGAGGGCAGCAGCTCCTCCTGGCACGGCACGCACGTCGCTGGCACCATCGCCGCCGTCACCAACAACAACAAGGGTGTCGCGGGCATCGCGTACAACGCGAAGGTCTCCCCGGTCCGCGCGCTCGGCAAGTGCGGTGGCTACGACTCCGACATCATCGACGCCATCACCTGGGCGTCCGGCGGCACCGTCTCCGGTGTACCGGCCAACACCAACGTCGCCAAGGTCATCAACATGAGCCTCGGCGGGGGCGGCGCCTGCTCCTCGGCGACCCAGAGCGCCATCACCGGCGCGTTCAACCGCGGCACCACGGTGGTCGTCGCGGCCGGCAACGAGAACGCGAACGCCTCCACCTCCAACCCGGCGAACTGCAACAACGTCATCACCGTCGCCGCGACCGGACGCACCGGCGCCCGGGCCTCGTACTCCAACTACGGCTCCGTCGTGGACATTTCGGCCCCCGGTGGCGAGATGAGCACCGGCAACGCCAACGGCATCCTCTCCACGCTGAACTCCGGCGCGAAGACCCCGTCCACCGAGTCGTACGCCTACTACCAGGGCACCAGCATGGCCACCCCGCACATCGCGGGCCTGGTCGCGCTGATGAAGTCGGCGAACTCCTCGCTCACCCCGGCCCAGATCGAGACGGCCATCAAGAACAACGCCCGTGCCCTGCCCGGCAGTTGCTCGGGTGGCTGCGGCGCTGGCCTGGCCGACGCCGCCAAGACCGTGCAGGCCGTGAGCGGCAGCACCGGTGGCGGCACGACGGGGACCGTCTTCTCCTCCAGCACCGCCGTCTCGATCCCGGACAACGGCTCCGCCGTCGAGTCCTCGATCGCCGTCAGCGGCCGGACCGGCAACGCCCCCTCGGCCCTCCAGGTCGGCGTGGACATCACCCACACCTACCGCGGTGACCTGGTCGTCACCCTGGTGGCGCCCGACGGCACGACCTACCCGCTGAAGGCCTCCAGCACCTCGGACTCCGCCGACAACGTGAACACCACGTACACGGTGAACGCCTCCAGCGAGACCGCCAACGGCACCTGGAAGCTGCGTGTCCAGGACGTGGCCTCCTCGGACACCGGCAAGATCAACGGTTGGAAGCTCACCTTCTGA
- a CDS encoding lytic polysaccharide monooxygenase has translation MTAHRRTLSAAALAGSAAFAAPLLLTLSAAVPAQAHGAPTNPVSRAFACSPDGGSLAGTAACRAALTANGGAPFTFWDNLRVADVNGRDRAVIPDGRLCSGGKSDYRGLDLARTDWPSTTLSPGARLTMTYRSTITHTGTFKMFLTKPGYDPSGPLKWSDLPDRPFAEVKDPAMTGDAYRIGMTLPSDRSGRHVLYTIWQNSSTADTYYSCSDVVFPAAKSSTGGAEGSGNSGASAPTASASPAARPRTTESSAPAEQPAPAAETGGATESADSAAPQAASTVAGAPVASTTDGTGPRHLIAGGAAAVLLAVVAALLLRLRRR, from the coding sequence ATGACCGCCCACCGCCGCACCCTCTCGGCCGCCGCACTCGCCGGCAGCGCCGCCTTCGCGGCTCCGCTGCTGCTCACGTTGTCGGCGGCGGTTCCCGCTCAGGCGCACGGTGCGCCGACGAATCCGGTCAGTCGCGCCTTCGCCTGCTCCCCCGACGGCGGCAGCCTGGCCGGTACGGCGGCCTGCCGGGCGGCTCTCACCGCGAACGGCGGGGCGCCCTTCACCTTCTGGGACAACCTGCGGGTCGCCGACGTGAACGGCCGGGACCGCGCGGTGATCCCCGACGGCCGACTGTGCAGCGGTGGGAAGTCCGACTACCGGGGACTCGACCTCGCCCGCACCGACTGGCCCTCGACCACACTGTCGCCGGGCGCCCGGCTGACGATGACGTACCGCTCGACCATCACGCACACCGGCACGTTCAAGATGTTCCTGACGAAGCCCGGGTACGACCCGTCCGGCCCGCTGAAGTGGTCCGACCTGCCGGACCGGCCGTTCGCCGAGGTCAAGGATCCCGCGATGACGGGCGACGCGTACCGGATCGGGATGACGCTGCCGTCGGACCGGAGCGGGCGCCATGTGCTGTACACGATCTGGCAGAACTCCAGTACGGCGGACACGTACTACTCGTGCTCGGACGTGGTGTTCCCGGCAGCGAAGAGCAGCACGGGCGGCGCTGAGGGTTCCGGCAACTCCGGCGCCTCCGCGCCGACGGCCTCCGCCTCCCCGGCCGCTCGGCCCAGGACGACCGAGTCGAGCGCCCCGGCCGAGCAGCCGGCACCGGCCGCGGAGACAGGAGGGGCGACGGAGTCCGCCGACTCCGCCGCCCCGCAGGCCGCAAGCACCGTGGCCGGTGCGCCGGTGGCGTCAACCACCGACGGTACCGGGCCGCGGCACCTGATCGCGGGCGGCGCCGCGGCGGTACTGCTCGCCGTGGTCGCTGCCCTCCTCCTGCGGCTGCGCCGCCGGTGA
- a CDS encoding Tat pathway signal sequence domain protein, giving the protein MRTRTRSALALAAAVAGLSVAAVTPASAADTVLTINSAAGDAVAVGDVLSASLATGTSATLYSSATGTSGVKCAASTFTAAVTDNPAAPGVATESVTAHTFGTCTSNVLGVLGVNSVTVNNLPYTTVVGSDGSVSVTPAEGSTIQTTVVLRTLLGTINCVYQAPSLSGTTGADDNSINFAAQAFTKTSGSSLCFANGYFTAKYAPVQDVTQGNATVFVN; this is encoded by the coding sequence ATGCGTACTCGTACTCGCTCCGCCCTCGCCCTCGCCGCCGCCGTCGCCGGGCTCTCGGTCGCGGCGGTCACCCCCGCGTCCGCCGCCGACACCGTGCTCACCATCAACAGCGCGGCCGGCGACGCCGTCGCAGTGGGCGATGTCCTCAGTGCCTCCCTCGCCACCGGCACCTCGGCCACGCTCTACTCCAGCGCGACCGGCACGAGTGGTGTCAAGTGCGCGGCGTCGACCTTCACGGCGGCCGTCACCGACAACCCCGCCGCGCCCGGCGTGGCCACCGAGTCGGTCACCGCGCACACCTTCGGTACTTGCACCAGCAACGTCCTGGGTGTGCTGGGCGTGAACAGCGTGACCGTCAACAACCTGCCGTACACCACCGTGGTGGGCTCCGACGGCTCTGTCAGCGTCACCCCGGCCGAGGGCTCCACCATCCAGACGACCGTCGTGCTGCGCACCCTGCTGGGCACCATCAACTGCGTCTACCAGGCGCCCAGCCTGTCCGGTACGACCGGCGCCGACGACAACAGCATCAACTTCGCCGCCCAGGCGTTCACCAAGACGTCCGGCTCGTCGCTGTGCTTCGCCAACGGCTACTTCACCGCCAAGTACGCCCCGGTGCAGGACGTGACGCAGGGCAACGCCACGGTCTTCGTCAACTGA